One Danio aesculapii chromosome 22, fDanAes4.1, whole genome shotgun sequence genomic window carries:
- the LOC130215590 gene encoding zinc finger protein 501-like isoform X3 has protein sequence MSEDEYQTIRKKRNLQRQSLLKDSEKMSDPEPCRIKQEETEELIDVIVKEESEDEEKHHVKREEQTHTNTEHSISVKTKAVKCFICAQCGKSFTCKYNLKRHMMIHTGEKPYKCSHCEKRFRHSGHLKAHERTHTGEKPYRCTDCGKSFKQLSVLRNHRNKGHDLMVKKERVKTRTSEDKKVHRSVHTEVKPTSCSLCGKSFTQRSHLIQHQRIHTGERPYTCDQCGKSFNQSSTLNQHMLTHTGEKTHRCDQCGKTFLRTSDLKRHLKIHTKEKPYSCSECGKCFTQQAELKSHQKKHTGEIEHVCFECGKTYDTALGLKKHQKIHSGEKPYKCSHCDRRFSVFYMLKAHERIHTGENTQK, from the exons ATGAGTGAAGATGAGTATCAGACCATCAGGAAGAAGAGAAATctgcaaagacagagtttattgaaggacagtgagaagatgagtgatccagaaccctgcagaattaaacaggaagagactgaagaactaatag atgtgattgtgaaggaggagagtgaagatgaggagaaacatcatgtcaaacgTGAAGaacaaactcacacaaacactgaACATAGTATTTCAGTGAAAACGAAGGCCGTAAAATGTTTCATCTgcgctcagtgtggaaagagttttacgtGCAAATACAATCTCAAGcgtcacatgatgatccacactggagagaaaccttacaagtgttcacactgcgagaaGAGATTCAGGCATTCAGGACACCTCAAAGCACacgagaggactcacactggagagaaaccgtatcgCTGCACtgattgtgggaagagtttcaaacAATTATCTGTTCTACGaaatcacagaaataaaggtCACG ACCTGATGGTGAAGAAAGAAAGAGTGAAGACAAGAACGAGTGAAGACAAGAAGGTCCATCGTAGCGTTCATACAGAAGTGAAGCCAACTTCATGCTctttgtgtggaaagagttttactcAGCGGTCGCATTTAATCcaacaccagaggattcacactggagagagaccgtaCACATGTGATCAATGTGGGAAGAGCTTCAACCAGTCATCaacccttaatcaacacatgctgacccacactggagagaaaacacacagatgtgatCAGTGCGGCAAAACATTTCTGAGGACTTCAGATTTGAAGAGACATCTTAAAattcatacaaaggagaagccttattcctgctctgagtgtggaaagTGTTTTACACAACAGGCAGAATTAAAATCGCATCAAAAGAAGCACACCGGTGAGATAGAGCATGTCTGTTTTGAGTGTGGGAAGACTTATGATACAGCTTTAGGCTTGAAAAAGCACCAGAAGATTCactctggagagaaaccgtacaagtgttcgcACTGCGACAGGAGATTCAGTGTGTTCTATATGCTGAAagcacatgagaggattcacactggagagaacaCTCAAAAGTGA
- the LOC130215590 gene encoding gastrula zinc finger protein XlCGF7.1-like isoform X2 — protein sequence MSDPESCRIKEEETEELIDVIVKEESEDEEKHHVKREEQTHTNTEHSISVKTKAVKCFICAQCGKSFTCKYNLKRHMMIHTGEKPYKCSHCEKRFRHSGHLKAHERTHTGEKPYRCTDCGKSFKQLSVLRNHRNKGHDLMVKKERVKTRTSEDKKVHRSVHTEVKPTSCSLCGKSFTQRSHLIQHQRIHTGERPYTCDQCGKSFNQSSTLNQHMLTHTGEKTHRCDQCGKTFLRTSDLKRHLKIHTKEKPYSCSECGKCFTQQAELKSHQKKHTGEIEHVCFECGKTYDTALGLKKHQKIHSGEKPYKCSHCDRRFSVFYMLKAHERIHTGENTQK from the exons atgtgattgtgaaggaggagagtgaagatgaggagaaacatcatgtcaaacgTGAAGaacaaactcacacaaacactgaACATAGTATTTCAGTGAAAACGAAGGCCGTAAAATGTTTCATCTgcgctcagtgtggaaagagttttacgtGCAAATACAATCTCAAGcgtcacatgatgatccacactggagagaaaccttacaagtgttcacactgcgagaaGAGATTCAGGCATTCAGGACACCTCAAAGCACacgagaggactcacactggagagaaaccgtatcgCTGCACtgattgtgggaagagtttcaaacAATTATCTGTTCTACGaaatcacagaaataaaggtCACG ACCTGATGGTGAAGAAAGAAAGAGTGAAGACAAGAACGAGTGAAGACAAGAAGGTCCATCGTAGCGTTCATACAGAAGTGAAGCCAACTTCATGCTctttgtgtggaaagagttttactcAGCGGTCGCATTTAATCcaacaccagaggattcacactggagagagaccgtaCACATGTGATCAATGTGGGAAGAGCTTCAACCAGTCATCaacccttaatcaacacatgctgacccacactggagagaaaacacacagatgtgatCAGTGCGGCAAAACATTTCTGAGGACTTCAGATTTGAAGAGACATCTTAAAattcatacaaaggagaagccttattcctgctctgagtgtggaaagTGTTTTACACAACAGGCAGAATTAAAATCGCATCAAAAGAAGCACACCGGTGAGATAGAGCATGTCTGTTTTGAGTGTGGGAAGACTTATGATACAGCTTTAGGCTTGAAAAAGCACCAGAAGATTCactctggagagaaaccgtacaagtgttcgcACTGCGACAGGAGATTCAGTGTGTTCTATATGCTGAAagcacatgagaggattcacactggagagaacaCTCAAAAGTGA